The genomic window GCTGTTGTTCCTGCGGCATCTTAATATGACATTTATCACAAAAATAGAACTTTTTAACTCGATAAACAAAAAAAATTGTTATAATTTTGTGCTTCAATAATTTATGAAGGTGAGCGAGAACTGTTTTCATTGTGGCCAAGGGATAGAAAAGGAGCAAATTCTGTTTGACGAAAAAGTTTTTTGTTGCAACGGCTGCAAGTCTGTTTACGAAATTCTGAATACCAATAATCTAAGTAATTTTTACGAGCTCAATAAGAGAGCAGGAATTCGTCCGAGTGATGAAAACTCCACTCAATTTGATTATTTGGACACCCCTGAAATTTTTGAAAAGATCACGGATTTCTCAGAAGGAGGTACGAGTTTAGTGACTTTCAAAATCCCTGTAATTCATTGCTCTTCTTGTATTTGGCTTTTAGAAAGTCTTCATACTTTAAATAAAAACATTAAGTACTCTCAGGTTAATTTCACCAGAAAAACCTTACAGATTTCCTTCAACCATAACGATTTAAAACTAAGCGAATTAGCTAATTTTTTAACTAATTTAGGATACAAACCTGTCATCAGTCTTGAAACTGCGGATAAAAACGTTGATCATCTAGACAAATCTCTTTTGGTAAAATTCGCCATTGCAGCTTTTGCTTTTGGAAACGGAATGTTTTTAGCGTTTCCGGAGTATGTAGGAGGAGAAGATTATTGGATGGAACACTATAAAGGTCTTTTCAGAACTTTAATGTGCCTTTTAGCTGTTCCTGTGGTATTTTATTCAGCTTCTGATTATTACAAATCTGCCTGGTACGGTTTAAAAAATAAAATCGTTAACATCGACGTTCCGATTGCTTTAGGAATTATCGTTCTTTTCGGGCGAAGTGTTTACGAGATTGTAACAGATTACGGTCCAGGATATTTCGATACGTTGTGCGGACTTTTATTCTTCATGCTTTTAGGTAAGATTTTCCAGAAAAGAACGTATAACGCCCTTTCCTACGACAGAGATTACAAATCTTTCTACCCAATCGCTGTAACCAAAGTCGATTTCGAAGGAAAGCAAGACAATATTTTACTTTCGGAAATCAAAATCGGCGACAGGATCTTAGTTAGAAACCAGGAAATCATCCCTGTTGATGCTATTTTGATCAATGGCGAAGGAAATATTGACAACAGTTTCATTACCGGAGAAAGTGCAACGATCAGCAAACAACCGGGAGACAAAATTTTTGCAGGAGGAAAGCAAATCGGTTCTTCTCTTGAGCTGGAAGTAATAAAAGATGTTGATCAAAGCTACCTGACCCAGCTTTGGAACAAAGAAGCCTTTAAAAAACACGAGACAGGTCTTGATACCTTAACTAATAATATCAGCAAGTATTTCACATTCATTATTTTAGGCATTGCTTTACTTGCAGGAATTTATTGGGCAACGGTAGATTTAGAAAAAATGTTCCAAGTAATTTCCGCTATCCTGATCATTGCTTGTCCTTGTGCGCTTGCGTTATCCGCTCCTTTTACTTTCGGACACATTATGAGGATTTTAGGTCGAAATAAATTTTATGTAAAAGATACTTTAACGATCGAGAAAATCGCAAAGCTGGACACGATTGTTTTTGATAAAACCGGAACGATTACCCACAGAAAAAAATCAAACATCCGATACGAAGGTTCCGAGATCAAAGAATCTGATATACTGAATATTAAAACGCTATTAAAGAATTCAAACCACCCTCTTTCAAAGAGTTTATATGATTTCATTGAGGCAAATGACGAATATTATCCGGTTGAAAACTTCCAAGAAATTTCAGGCAAGGGATATGAAGCGAACGTAAGAGCAAGTCTTTATAAAATCGGTTCTGCAAGATACAACAATCAAGAATCTAAAAACCTGGAAACGGCAGTTTATATCAGTAAAAATGATGAGTTTTTAGGAAAATTCATCTTCAAAAACGAATATCGCCCGAACCTTAGCAATCTCTTTAAAAAGCTTACCGATTATAAAATCTTCATTTTGAGTGGCGATAATTCTTCTGAGGAAAAGCAACTGAAAGAATTAATTCCGAACTATCAGGGAATGGCATTCAACCAAAACCCCGAAGACAAACTGAATTATATTCAAAATCTTCAGCATCAAAACATGAAAGTAGCCATGCTGGGAGACGGACTGAATGATGCAGGAGCATTAAAACAAAGCAATGTAGGAATTGCTATCGCTGATGACTCCAACAGCTTTACTCCTTCTTCCGATGTGATCATGAATGGTGAAAAAGTTGTGACTTTAGACAATTATCTGAACGTCTGCAAAGGATCTATCACGATCGTAAAAATGACGTTTATCATAAGCTTCCTTTACAATATTGTCGGTTTAAGCTACGCAGTTACAGGACATATGCATCCACTTTTTGCAGCAATCATCATGCCAATAAGTTCGATCACAGTGGTTACATTCACTACAGTTTCTACCTGGATTTTAGGCCGAAAATACTTCAAGAAACAGCCTTAAAACGCCTTATTTAGACTGATTTTAAATTAGCCAAAACCTGTATTTCGTGACGAATGTCATTATTTTTCACTAAATTTGAACCCCGAAAATAGGTTAATTTTGTTGTCAAATGGATATTCTATATTTAATGATCCTATGCAGTGTTTCTTTAGCTGCGATTTTCTTGGTCGTATTTATAGTGTATGCCAAAAAAGGACAGTTTGAAGATGACGAATCTCCTGCTGTCAGGATTCTTTTTGATGACGAGATCAAAGAAAAGGAAGTTGGCAACGAAGAAATAGACAAAAAAGAAATAGGAAAATAATAAAATTGAAGAAAAAAGTGAATAGTTGATATGGAGACACAAAAGTTTAGTTATGACAACAGCATTGTTCGTGCATTCCTCTATGCTACCATAGTTTTTGGGCTTATTGGATTCACGTTCGGGCTTACGGCAGCATTAATGCTTTTCTACCCTGAACTTCCCGAATTTTTATTCGGAACTGATGATACGACGATTAAAAGTTTGGCATCAGGAAACATTCAAGGGTTAATAAACACTCATGGTGCGTTCGGATTTGGTAGAATCAGAATGTTGCACACCAATACCGTAATCTTTGCATTCGTATGTAATATCGTTTATACTGGTATTTATTACTCATTACAGAGATTATTAAAAACAAGAATGTACAGTGATACATTATCTTGGTTACATTTCTGGACTTGGCAGTTTATGATTGTTGCTACGTTCGTTACTTTCTTTATGGGTATCAATACTTCTAAAGAATATGCAGAACACGAATGGCCAATCGATATCTTAATTGCATTCTCTTGGATTATTTTCGGAGCAAATATGTTCTTAACTATTGCAAAAAGAAGAGTAAGACACTTGTATGTGGCGATTTGGTTCTACATCGGTACTTGGATTGCAGTAGCAATGCTTCACATCTTCAATAACCTAGAAGTTCCATTATCTTTCACAGGATGGAAATCTTATTCAGCGTATGCAGGGGTAAAAGATGCTATCGTACAATGGTGGTATGGTCACAATGCAGTAGCATTCGTATTAACAACTCCGGTTTTAGGTTTGATGTATTATTTCTTACCAAAAGCTGCAGACAGACCGGTTTTCTCTTATAAACTGTCTATTATTCACTTCTGGTCATTAATTTTCGTATATATCTGGGCGGGACCTCACCACCTTCAGTATACAGCACTTCCGGCTTGGGCTCAGGCAGTGGGAACAGGTTTCTCAATCATGCTTATTGCACCATCTTGGGGAGGTATGCTAAACGGGCTTCTTACCTTAAGAGGAGCTTGGGATAAAGTGAGAGAAAATCCTATTCTTAAGTTCTTCGTAGTGGCTGTTACTTGTTATGGTATGGCAACGTTTGAAGGACCGCTTTTGGCAACGAAAAACATTAATAAAATTGGTCACTTCACAGACTGGGTTATCGGTCACGTACACTTAGGTGCTCTTGGATGGAATGGGTTCATGGCATTCGGGGTTATCTACTACTTGATCCCAATCATGTGGAGAACAAAAATCTGGTCTGTAAAATTAGCTAACTGGCATTTCTGGTTAGGGACTTTAGGAATTATTTTCTACGCAGTACCAATGTATATTTCAGGATTTACTCAAGGGTTAATGTGGAAACAATTCAACCCGGACGGAACTTTATTGTGGAAAAACTGGTTAGATACTGTAACTGCAATTATTCCTTACTTTAAAATGAGATTCTTAGGAGGAGCATTCTATATTTCAGGAGCTATCCTAATGATTATAAACGTTGTTGCAACTGTAAGAAAAGGATCATTCCAGAAGGAAGTTCCTGCAGAAGCACCCGCTTTGGCAAACATCAGCAAAAACAGAAAAGAAGGAGAAGGAACTCACCTTTGGTTAGAAAGAACACCGGTATTATTAGGTATTCTATCTTTCTTCACGATCTCAATTGGTAGTTCAGTAGAAATTATCCCTACTCTGTCGCTTAAGAAAAGTGTACCTACCATTTCTGCTGTGAAGCCTTATTCACCACTAGAATTAGAAGGTAGAGATATTTATATCAGAGAAGGATGTAATGCTTGTCACTCACAGATGGTAAGACCATTCAGAGATGAGATTACAAGATTCAACGGTAAAAACG from Chryseobacterium camelliae includes these protein-coding regions:
- a CDS encoding heavy metal translocating P-type ATPase; translated protein: MSENCFHCGQGIEKEQILFDEKVFCCNGCKSVYEILNTNNLSNFYELNKRAGIRPSDENSTQFDYLDTPEIFEKITDFSEGGTSLVTFKIPVIHCSSCIWLLESLHTLNKNIKYSQVNFTRKTLQISFNHNDLKLSELANFLTNLGYKPVISLETADKNVDHLDKSLLVKFAIAAFAFGNGMFLAFPEYVGGEDYWMEHYKGLFRTLMCLLAVPVVFYSASDYYKSAWYGLKNKIVNIDVPIALGIIVLFGRSVYEIVTDYGPGYFDTLCGLLFFMLLGKIFQKRTYNALSYDRDYKSFYPIAVTKVDFEGKQDNILLSEIKIGDRILVRNQEIIPVDAILINGEGNIDNSFITGESATISKQPGDKIFAGGKQIGSSLELEVIKDVDQSYLTQLWNKEAFKKHETGLDTLTNNISKYFTFIILGIALLAGIYWATVDLEKMFQVISAILIIACPCALALSAPFTFGHIMRILGRNKFYVKDTLTIEKIAKLDTIVFDKTGTITHRKKSNIRYEGSEIKESDILNIKTLLKNSNHPLSKSLYDFIEANDEYYPVENFQEISGKGYEANVRASLYKIGSARYNNQESKNLETAVYISKNDEFLGKFIFKNEYRPNLSNLFKKLTDYKIFILSGDNSSEEKQLKELIPNYQGMAFNQNPEDKLNYIQNLQHQNMKVAMLGDGLNDAGALKQSNVGIAIADDSNSFTPSSDVIMNGEKVVTLDNYLNVCKGSITIVKMTFIISFLYNIVGLSYAVTGHMHPLFAAIIMPISSITVVTFTTVSTWILGRKYFKKQP
- the ccoS gene encoding cbb3-type cytochrome oxidase assembly protein CcoS; its protein translation is MDILYLMILCSVSLAAIFLVVFIVYAKKGQFEDDESPAVRILFDDEIKEKEVGNEEIDKKEIGK
- the ccoN gene encoding cytochrome-c oxidase, cbb3-type subunit I — translated: METQKFSYDNSIVRAFLYATIVFGLIGFTFGLTAALMLFYPELPEFLFGTDDTTIKSLASGNIQGLINTHGAFGFGRIRMLHTNTVIFAFVCNIVYTGIYYSLQRLLKTRMYSDTLSWLHFWTWQFMIVATFVTFFMGINTSKEYAEHEWPIDILIAFSWIIFGANMFLTIAKRRVRHLYVAIWFYIGTWIAVAMLHIFNNLEVPLSFTGWKSYSAYAGVKDAIVQWWYGHNAVAFVLTTPVLGLMYYFLPKAADRPVFSYKLSIIHFWSLIFVYIWAGPHHLQYTALPAWAQAVGTGFSIMLIAPSWGGMLNGLLTLRGAWDKVRENPILKFFVVAVTCYGMATFEGPLLATKNINKIGHFTDWVIGHVHLGALGWNGFMAFGVIYYLIPIMWRTKIWSVKLANWHFWLGTLGIIFYAVPMYISGFTQGLMWKQFNPDGTLLWKNWLDTVTAIIPYFKMRFLGGAFYISGAILMIINVVATVRKGSFQKEVPAEAPALANISKNRKEGEGTHLWLERTPVLLGILSFFTISIGSSVEIIPTLSLKKSVPTISAVKPYSPLELEGRDIYIREGCNACHSQMVRPFRDEITRFNGKNGQYSKAGEFVYDRPFLWGSKRTGPDLHREGGKNPSSWHYKHMYNPRSTSAGSIMPRYPWLISTDLDRSKMVDKMKLMKGTFDVPYTKAEIDSANSWADNQAKKIVKDIFSEANDLKQEYAKRPDVKLETKEVVALISYLQRLGTDIKTTEIKTASNN